GCGCAGGATACACTGGGCGCGCCGTGATGGACGTCGCCGCGCAGCGCGCCGCATACGTGCAACGACTCGAGACGGCCCTGCCTCGAGTGGTCGAGGCGCTTGCCACGATCCCGGGCGTCCAGCGCGTGAGCGTGTTCGGTTCCTACGCCCGCGGCCGGCGGGATCTCTTCACGGACCTGGACCTGCTCGTGGTGTGGGAGACGGAGCGTCCGGCGCTGGACCGGCTTCAGTTCCTCTACTCGCGCCTCGACGTGCCGGTCGACGTCGATATCGTATGCTACACCCCCGCCGAGCTCCAGGCCTCGAGCGACGATCCCTTCATCCGGAGGCTCCTCGGCGAGGAGGTCGTGCTCTATGAGATCCAGCCCCGCTGAGGAAGGGAGGCGGTGGCTCGAGCAGGCCCGCGAAGACCTCCGCTGGGCCGAAGACCTCGCGCAGCGGGGCGGCTATCACATCGCGTGCTTCCTGGCTCAGCAGGTGGGCGAGAAGGCACTGAAGGCCCTTCTCTACGCCGCGGGCGAGGAGCTGGTGCTCGGGCATTCGGTGGAGCGCCTCTGCGCCGAGGCGGGCG
This genomic interval from Candidatus Methylomirabilota bacterium contains the following:
- a CDS encoding nucleotidyltransferase domain-containing protein, coding for MDVAAQRAAYVQRLETALPRVVEALATIPGVQRVSVFGSYARGRRDLFTDLDLLVVWETERPALDRLQFLYSRLDVPVDVDIVCYTPAELQASSDDPFIRRLLGEEVVLYEIQPR
- a CDS encoding HEPN domain-containing protein; translation: MRSSPAEEGRRWLEQAREDLRWAEDLAQRGGYHIACFLAQQVGEKALKALLYAAGEELVLGHSVERLCAEAGGRDAHFRERARRWSILDSYYVTTRYPNSLPDSIPARVYTQDAAKDAVRLAREIVTDVGERLMKEP